One stretch of Flavobacterium sp. 9 DNA includes these proteins:
- a CDS encoding acyltransferase encodes MTKPQTETLKPKQHFEILDGLRGIAAVAIVIFHFMEIVHPPKENFISHGFLAVDFFFCLSGFVIAYAYHDRIGKMKITDFFKLRLIRLHPLVVFGSVLGLLAFLFDPFGGNPESYQIGKVILIFLASVFLIPFPVMADRYFNIFGLNAPGWSLFWEYIANIFYALFLYKLSRRSLFLLTVFAAIGICFVSHRAGGSLMGGWSGETFWDGCARISYSFLAGMIIYRSNWIIKSKLGFIGLSILLLATFVMPFSDWNWLTEPIVVLLYFPLLIVLGAGATLAPGFKKICVFFGQISYPLYMTHYAVMWIFANYYTKYKPDTTQLTFIVIIGTILLVGIAYLTMNFYDTPVRKYLTNRRKKV; translated from the coding sequence ATGACAAAACCCCAAACCGAAACCCTAAAACCAAAACAACATTTTGAAATCCTAGACGGATTAAGAGGAATAGCCGCCGTGGCTATTGTAATTTTTCATTTTATGGAAATAGTTCATCCTCCAAAAGAAAATTTCATCTCGCATGGTTTTCTGGCGGTTGACTTTTTCTTTTGCCTTTCCGGATTTGTGATTGCTTATGCTTATCATGACCGAATTGGAAAAATGAAAATTACTGATTTTTTCAAATTAAGATTGATCAGGTTGCATCCTTTGGTTGTTTTTGGCTCTGTATTAGGTTTGTTGGCTTTTCTTTTTGACCCTTTTGGCGGTAATCCTGAAAGTTATCAAATTGGTAAAGTGATATTGATATTCTTGGCTTCGGTTTTTCTGATTCCGTTTCCGGTAATGGCAGATCGATATTTCAATATATTTGGTTTGAATGCGCCCGGTTGGTCTTTGTTTTGGGAATATATTGCGAATATTTTTTATGCCCTTTTCCTTTATAAACTAAGTCGTCGTTCGCTCTTTTTATTAACCGTTTTTGCTGCTATCGGAATTTGTTTTGTCAGTCACCGCGCAGGAGGTTCCTTAATGGGCGGATGGAGCGGAGAAACTTTTTGGGATGGCTGTGCACGTATTTCGTATTCGTTTTTGGCAGGAATGATAATTTATCGTTCGAATTGGATTATCAAATCAAAACTTGGTTTTATTGGATTATCGATATTACTTCTTGCAACGTTTGTCATGCCTTTTTCTGACTGGAATTGGTTAACAGAACCTATCGTTGTTCTACTCTATTTTCCGCTATTAATTGTATTAGGAGCTGGAGCAACTTTGGCACCAGGATTCAAAAAAATATGTGTTTTTTTTGGACAAATTTCTTATCCATTATACATGACGCATTATGCCGTAATGTGGATATTCGCCAATTATTACACTAAATATAAACCAGATACTACTCAATTGACTTTTATTGTAATTATTGGAACAATTCTTCTTGTTGGAATCGCTTATTTAACCATGAATTTTTATGATACTCCAGTTCGAAAGTATTTGACGAATAGAAGAAAAAAGGTTTAA
- a CDS encoding DUF5995 family protein, with protein sequence MNIKQANTIDEVILLLDEIIEKSKLEQSAIGLFATLYREVTVKVKEGIRDGSFQNGERMEKLDVIFANRYLKAYYQYKGKEKPSECWGFAFEQTEKYWPIVVQHLLLGINAHVNLDLGIASAQVSTVEDIAGLKADFDKINAILSNLVGGVEKCLIKIWPTLTMILKWTGKIDNFFIDFSMETARDGAWKFANEFVAVPENERESCTKLRDERITEIARLVSNPGYFVSAFFKFIRLFERGTVAQKIIDMQIIEEKNMECAVA encoded by the coding sequence ATGAATATAAAGCAAGCAAATACTATAGACGAAGTAATTCTATTATTGGATGAAATAATCGAAAAGTCAAAACTAGAACAAAGCGCTATAGGCTTATTTGCTACGCTATATCGTGAAGTTACGGTAAAAGTAAAAGAAGGAATCCGAGATGGTTCTTTTCAGAATGGGGAACGAATGGAAAAATTGGACGTTATTTTTGCCAATCGGTATCTAAAAGCCTATTACCAATATAAAGGCAAAGAAAAACCATCTGAATGTTGGGGATTTGCCTTTGAACAAACCGAAAAATACTGGCCAATAGTTGTCCAGCATTTATTGCTTGGAATTAATGCGCATGTAAATCTTGATTTAGGAATCGCTTCAGCCCAAGTTAGTACAGTTGAAGATATCGCGGGTTTAAAAGCTGATTTTGACAAAATAAATGCCATCTTGAGTAATCTCGTTGGAGGCGTTGAAAAATGTTTGATCAAAATTTGGCCAACGCTCACAATGATCCTAAAATGGACAGGCAAAATCGACAACTTCTTTATAGATTTTAGCATGGAAACTGCAAGAGATGGCGCCTGGAAATTTGCCAATGAATTTGTAGCGGTTCCGGAAAACGAAAGAGAATCCTGCACAAAACTAAGAGACGAAAGAATAACCGAAATCGCCCGATTAGTTTCGAATCCGGGATATTTTGTGAGTGCCTTTTTCAAATTTATTCGCTTATTTGAAAGAGGAACTGTCGCTCAAAAAATAATTGATATGCAGATAATCGAAGAAAAAAATATGGAATGTGCGGTTGCTTAA
- a CDS encoding HEAT repeat domain-containing protein encodes MNNYLIDIIDRMLDRSDRNMETGYDGSKTISWKAYREAENVENAEYIPQLIAFIDNEKDKKKRDRAYFLLGHITKNTNDLKALDHLISRVNKETDKYIISALLERIANIKKPIGTDLQPLIQATKSDKWLIRHSAIHSLNNSFDSIAENTLIDILDNSDDVYNIIYTNATLNKIGTLKAIPFLEKHLKSRKRDVKHSAKYAIEEIKKRHE; translated from the coding sequence ATGAATAATTACTTAATAGACATAATTGACAGAATGTTGGACAGGAGCGACCGTAATATGGAAACTGGTTATGATGGTTCCAAAACAATTTCTTGGAAAGCTTATAGAGAAGCCGAAAATGTTGAAAATGCAGAATACATTCCGCAATTAATTGCATTTATTGACAATGAAAAAGATAAAAAGAAACGAGATCGTGCGTATTTTCTTCTTGGTCATATTACAAAGAACACAAATGATTTAAAAGCCTTAGACCATTTAATTTCCCGCGTTAATAAGGAAACCGATAAATATATAATTTCAGCTCTATTAGAAAGAATTGCAAATATCAAAAAACCAATCGGGACAGATTTACAACCTTTAATTCAAGCAACAAAAAGTGACAAATGGTTAATTCGGCACAGCGCTATACATTCCTTAAACAACTCATTTGATAGCATTGCCGAAAACACATTAATTGATATTCTTGATAATTCTGATGATGTATATAACATAATTTATACAAATGCTACTCTAAATAAAATAGGAACATTAAAAGCGATACCTTTTTTAGAAAAACATTTAAAAAGTAGAAAAAGAGATGTAAAGCATTCTGCAAAATATGCTATTGAAGAAATAAAAAAAAGACATGAATAA
- a CDS encoding DoxX family membrane protein, giving the protein MEKLIKIGRAFYGIGVVALGIHQIIIKNFRSEILSPFPAWAHENVIFPILTGIALIFAGIIISGLFKIKSIDTKKICLYLGFGFLVAIITSHLPYIIMLSADKTPDFQVWINALEELTYSGGAFVMAGSFTENSSTGGKKNFTSLLEKLIPCGRVFYSILMILFGLSHFAFASFIATMVPKWLPAPMFWTYFFGVALVIAGISIIFKILIKPIALLLALTLLLFFLFFHIPDAIANPSAGGGNEIVRAFVALLFCGIAIVIALTNDRKKQLNSTKNYL; this is encoded by the coding sequence ATGGAAAAACTTATTAAAATTGGCCGTGCATTTTATGGTATCGGTGTTGTTGCTTTGGGGATTCATCAAATTATTATCAAAAATTTTCGTTCAGAGATTTTATCTCCGTTTCCGGCTTGGGCTCATGAAAATGTTATCTTCCCCATTCTTACCGGAATAGCTTTGATATTTGCGGGAATTATTATTTCGGGATTATTTAAAATTAAATCTATAGACACAAAAAAAATATGTCTTTATTTAGGTTTTGGTTTTCTTGTTGCAATTATCACTTCTCATTTGCCTTATATTATAATGCTTAGTGCAGATAAAACTCCGGATTTTCAGGTTTGGATAAATGCTCTCGAAGAATTAACCTATAGTGGCGGAGCGTTTGTAATGGCGGGATCATTTACAGAGAACAGTTCTACTGGTGGCAAAAAGAATTTCACATCATTATTAGAAAAACTTATTCCGTGTGGGCGCGTTTTTTATTCGATTCTAATGATATTATTTGGATTGAGTCATTTTGCTTTTGCCAGCTTTATCGCTACAATGGTACCAAAATGGTTACCTGCACCAATGTTTTGGACTTATTTTTTTGGCGTTGCTCTTGTCATTGCCGGCATTTCAATTATTTTTAAAATACTAATAAAACCAATTGCGCTTCTTTTAGCACTTACGCTTTTACTGTTTTTTCTATTCTTTCATATTCCTGATGCCATTGCAAATCCATCTGCAGGCGGCGGAAACGAAATTGTTCGTGCATTTGTTGCGTTGCTTTTCTGTGGCATTGCAATAGTAATCGCATTGACAAATGATCGTAAAAAGCAGCTCAATTCTACAAAGAATTACTTATAA
- a CDS encoding type II toxin-antitoxin system HicA family toxin, translating into MASVNELLKLLKKDGWFLYKNGANHDLYRHATKQNQLTIPRHGSKEMANGTLNSILKAAGLK; encoded by the coding sequence ATGGCTTCAGTAAATGAGTTGTTGAAACTTCTCAAGAAAGATGGTTGGTTTCTTTATAAAAATGGTGCAAACCATGATTTGTATCGGCATGCAACAAAACAGAATCAACTTACAATCCCGAGACATGGGAGTAAAGAAATGGCAAATGGCACTTTAAACAGTATTTTGAAAGCAGCAGGACTTAAATAA
- a CDS encoding type II toxin-antitoxin system HicB family antitoxin translates to MNTEKRVISVIIEKTSTGFSAYAREIDGLATIGSTISEIKENFNEVLQYHVEYLQEKGEKVTIADFDISYQVDLEQVFDYFSVINKSAFAEHYAGINQSLFRQYTKGLATLSSDKMLQISKGLHKLADELSDLTLV, encoded by the coding sequence ATGAATACAGAAAAAAGGGTAATTTCAGTTATTATTGAAAAAACTTCTACAGGTTTTTCGGCTTATGCAAGAGAAATTGATGGATTAGCTACCATAGGAAGTACTATATCTGAAATAAAAGAAAATTTTAACGAAGTCCTTCAATATCATGTAGAATATCTACAGGAAAAAGGTGAAAAGGTTACAATCGCTGATTTCGATATTAGTTATCAAGTAGATTTAGAACAAGTGTTTGATTATTTTAGTGTAATCAACAAATCAGCTTTTGCAGAGCATTATGCAGGAATAAATCAAAGTTTATTTAGACAATACACTAAAGGTTTAGCAACTTTGTCTAGTGACAAAATGTTGCAGATTTCTAAAGGATTACACAAATTAGCAGATGAGTTAAGTGATCTGACTTTGGTTTAA
- the prfA gene encoding peptide chain release factor 1, whose amino-acid sequence MLDRLQIVKQRFDEISDLIIQPDVISDQKRYVQLNQEYKNLKALAEKRDEYVLLMANIDEANEIIADGSDADMVEMAKMQLDEAKERLPELEEEIKFMLIPKDLEDAKNVMVEIRAGTGGDEASIFAGDLFRMYTKYCENQGWRTSVVDMNEGTSGGFKEVIFEVSGEDVYGTLKFEAGVHRVQRVPQTETQGRVHTSAATVMVLPEAEEFDVQIDMNDVRVDFFCSSGPGGQSVNTTKSAVRLTHIPTGLVAQCQDQKSQHKNKDKALNVLRSRLYEQELAKKEAEDATKRTSQVSSGDRSAKIRTYNYAQGRVTDHRVGLTLYDLGNIMNGDIQKIVAELQLVNNMEKLKEASEVF is encoded by the coding sequence ATGTTAGATAGACTTCAAATAGTAAAACAACGTTTTGACGAGATTTCGGATTTGATTATCCAGCCGGATGTTATTTCTGATCAGAAACGTTATGTGCAATTGAATCAAGAGTACAAAAACTTGAAAGCATTGGCTGAAAAGCGTGATGAATATGTGCTTTTGATGGCTAATATAGATGAGGCAAACGAAATTATTGCTGACGGAAGTGATGCAGATATGGTCGAAATGGCCAAAATGCAACTAGATGAAGCAAAAGAAAGATTGCCGGAACTTGAGGAAGAAATCAAGTTTATGTTGATCCCTAAAGATCTTGAAGATGCTAAAAACGTGATGGTCGAAATTCGTGCCGGAACGGGTGGAGATGAAGCGAGTATTTTTGCAGGAGATTTATTTAGAATGTATACTAAATATTGTGAGAATCAGGGTTGGAGAACTTCTGTGGTAGATATGAACGAAGGAACTTCCGGAGGTTTCAAAGAGGTTATTTTTGAAGTTTCGGGAGAGGATGTTTACGGAACTTTGAAGTTTGAAGCTGGTGTTCACCGTGTACAACGTGTTCCTCAGACTGAAACACAAGGTCGTGTGCATACATCTGCAGCTACTGTAATGGTTTTGCCGGAAGCAGAAGAGTTTGATGTGCAAATTGATATGAACGATGTTCGTGTTGATTTCTTCTGTTCGTCTGGACCTGGAGGACAATCTGTAAATACGACGAAATCTGCTGTACGTTTAACGCACATTCCAACTGGATTGGTGGCGCAATGTCAGGATCAGAAATCGCAACATAAAAATAAAGACAAAGCGTTGAACGTTTTACGTTCTCGTTTGTACGAACAAGAATTGGCTAAAAAAGAGGCTGAAGATGCTACAAAACGTACTTCTCAGGTGAGTTCTGGAGACAGATCGGCTAAGATTCGTACTTACAACTACGCACAAGGTCGTGTGACAGATCACAGAGTTGGTTTGACACTTTACGATTTAGGAAATATCATGAATGGTGACATTCAGAAAATTGTTGCCGAACTTCAATTGGTTAACAATATGGAGAAATTGAAAGAAGCTTCGGAGGTTTTTTAA
- a CDS encoding YtxH domain-containing protein, translating into MKTSNTILGILGAAAAGAFLGVLFAPDKGVNTRKKISDKSKDYGDKAKAKFDGIVSTITSNGKDILEEGKAKFNQAKEDFNTIKDEAKTVKTNY; encoded by the coding sequence ATGAAAACGAGTAACACCATTTTAGGAATTTTAGGAGCTGCAGCTGCAGGAGCATTTTTAGGAGTTTTATTTGCACCGGACAAAGGAGTGAATACAAGAAAAAAAATCTCAGATAAATCAAAAGATTACGGAGATAAAGCAAAAGCCAAATTTGACGGAATTGTAAGCACAATTACTTCAAATGGTAAAGATATCCTTGAGGAAGGAAAAGCAAAATTTAATCAGGCAAAAGAAGACTTCAACACTATTAAAGACGAAGCAAAAACTGTAAAAACGAACTATTAA
- a CDS encoding lmo0937 family membrane protein — translation MSNLLYTIAVILVILWALGFFVYSLGSIIHILLVIAIIAILFRLIKGREI, via the coding sequence ATGTCTAATTTATTATATACAATCGCAGTAATACTTGTTATTCTGTGGGCTTTAGGATTCTTTGTTTACAGCCTGGGAAGCATTATTCATATTCTGCTTGTAATTGCCATAATCGCAATACTATTCAGACTAATCAAAGGTCGCGAAATCTAA
- a CDS encoding porin family protein, translating to MKLHSNFLCALTLFLTASFGMLHAQDNNVNTEFGVKGGFNMSNLYQSEADDNNVLYGFNAGVYATLPISDFIAIQPEILFTTKGAKLDYNNALASGNAKFKLNYIEVPLLVRVNITKNFNVHAGGYASYLVSSKVTGDGDFNFDQEVDTDDLNKFDAGLAAGVGVDFNPISIGLRYNYGLTTVGKERTVAGTTYTFPDAKNSNLTLYLSYKLN from the coding sequence ATGAAATTGCACTCAAATTTTTTATGCGCCTTAACCCTTTTTTTAACAGCTTCATTTGGAATGCTGCACGCTCAGGACAATAATGTCAACACCGAATTTGGTGTAAAAGGGGGATTTAACATGTCTAACCTTTATCAAAGTGAAGCTGATGACAATAATGTATTATACGGTTTTAACGCCGGAGTTTATGCCACATTGCCTATTTCGGATTTTATAGCAATTCAGCCAGAGATTTTGTTTACTACAAAAGGTGCTAAACTGGATTACAACAATGCTTTAGCAAGCGGAAATGCGAAATTCAAATTAAATTACATCGAAGTTCCTTTATTGGTAAGAGTTAATATCACTAAAAACTTCAACGTTCATGCCGGTGGTTATGCTTCTTACTTAGTAAGTTCTAAAGTTACAGGTGACGGAGATTTTAACTTCGATCAGGAAGTTGACACTGATGATTTAAACAAATTTGATGCTGGTTTAGCAGCAGGTGTTGGAGTAGATTTTAACCCAATAAGCATTGGTTTACGTTACAATTACGGTTTAACTACCGTTGGAAAAGAAAGAACTGTTGCAGGAACAACTTATACTTTTCCGGATGCAAAAAACAGCAATTTGACATTATACCTTTCGTATAAATTAAATTAA
- a CDS encoding DUF4142 domain-containing protein produces MKAIPPLKAAFIKAVFLLIIIVCMASCRKTNPIETTLKNEAFTKNEKEEIEAFFFIATANVSKTIISKSQIAQQKSSEIKIQELSKKIELTQSNLLEEVNKIANKKLIIITEINATHKRDLYDLIDVTDDAFKKAYLNSMSQSLNEQIDLFESISKETNDKTILKLVLQYLPGQYELLRETERINKEYI; encoded by the coding sequence ATGAAAGCAATTCCCCCCTTAAAAGCAGCATTTATTAAAGCCGTTTTTTTATTGATTATAATAGTTTGTATGGCATCTTGCAGAAAAACTAATCCAATAGAAACAACTTTGAAAAATGAAGCTTTTACAAAAAATGAAAAAGAAGAAATTGAAGCCTTTTTTTTTATTGCAACGGCAAATGTGAGTAAAACTATTATTTCGAAAAGTCAAATTGCACAACAAAAAAGTTCAGAAATTAAAATACAGGAATTAAGTAAAAAGATTGAGTTAACTCAAAGCAATTTATTAGAGGAAGTAAATAAAATAGCCAATAAAAAGCTAATCATTATAACCGAAATAAATGCGACTCACAAAAGAGATCTTTATGATCTTATTGATGTAACAGATGACGCTTTTAAGAAAGCATATCTAAACTCAATGTCTCAATCTTTGAACGAACAAATAGATTTGTTTGAATCGATATCAAAAGAAACAAACGATAAAACAATTCTAAAATTGGTATTACAGTATTTACCTGGACAATATGAGCTCTTGAGGGAAACGGAGCGAATTAACAAAGAATATATCTAA
- a CDS encoding CHASE3 domain-containing protein, with translation MKWIPNFNSSNSLRVIFVIAVFILLFLSSIAYKHNQDLNESSKLVMHTYEINIQLERLMSAIKDAETGQRGYIITRNARFLTPYIYSRDKVNTSFIRLKKLTADNPIQKQNLQNLFKLIIQRFVSFENCLKYSDPKTYDKRKLDNHMFGGRILMENIRFKVDEMNDIEKSYLSKRLKIYDAEISLSPLFSISLFLVALCFILLAYRQISRDIERLKVFNKKLLISSGLIAESEAIGKFSTWQWDLDSQKIDYSDNQFRLLGYEPNAFVPVKETFLDFVHPDDKENVSKSMEGILQNKQLPFVYYKIILPSHEVRYFKTTGKLLTDQQGSKILLGINFDITDEHLLNIELQERNKELEKSNKELASFNHVASHDLQEPLRKIQTFISRVSDADKAVMSQSARDYIAKIEVSAKRMRVLIDDLLLFSRTNTTKKEFIKSNLNELLENAETELTEIIDEKKAIITASKLPKLAVIPYQIEQLFINLIGNSLKYSQPDIAPQITIESEKVLSADYPDLLEQDVKKFHKITFTDNGMGFDPQFKETIFVLFQRLHSKTDYPGTGIGLAICKKIVDNHKGHIIADSTLNQGSVFTVFLPD, from the coding sequence ATGAAATGGATACCAAATTTTAATTCTTCAAACTCATTGAGAGTTATTTTTGTAATCGCAGTTTTCATTTTGTTATTTCTATCTTCTATTGCTTACAAACACAACCAGGATTTGAACGAATCCAGTAAGTTGGTAATGCATACGTATGAAATAAACATACAACTGGAACGATTAATGTCGGCGATTAAGGATGCCGAAACGGGTCAGCGTGGGTATATAATTACACGTAATGCCCGTTTTTTAACGCCTTATATTTATTCGCGAGACAAGGTAAACACTTCATTTATCAGGTTAAAAAAATTAACTGCTGATAATCCCATACAGAAGCAAAATCTTCAAAATCTATTCAAGCTGATTATTCAGCGTTTTGTGTCTTTTGAAAATTGCCTAAAATATAGCGATCCCAAAACATATGATAAGCGAAAACTCGACAATCATATGTTTGGCGGTCGAATCCTGATGGAAAACATTCGTTTTAAGGTTGATGAAATGAACGATATCGAGAAAAGTTATCTATCCAAAAGATTAAAAATTTACGATGCCGAAATTTCATTAAGTCCACTTTTCTCTATTTCTTTATTTCTCGTTGCATTATGTTTTATTTTATTGGCTTACAGACAAATTAGCCGCGATATTGAACGCTTGAAAGTCTTCAATAAAAAGCTTTTAATCTCAAGCGGACTTATTGCTGAATCTGAAGCAATTGGTAAATTCAGTACCTGGCAATGGGATTTAGACTCTCAAAAAATAGATTATTCAGACAATCAATTTCGTTTGTTAGGTTACGAACCAAATGCTTTTGTTCCTGTAAAAGAAACTTTCCTGGATTTTGTTCATCCTGATGATAAAGAAAATGTTTCTAAATCTATGGAAGGAATTCTTCAAAATAAACAATTGCCTTTCGTTTATTATAAAATAATATTGCCGAGTCATGAAGTTCGATATTTTAAAACGACAGGGAAATTATTAACGGATCAACAAGGAAGTAAAATTCTACTTGGAATTAATTTCGATATTACTGACGAACACTTGCTTAATATCGAACTTCAGGAACGAAATAAAGAACTTGAAAAAAGCAATAAAGAATTAGCTTCTTTCAATCACGTTGCAAGTCACGATTTGCAGGAACCACTTAGAAAAATTCAAACTTTTATTTCGAGAGTTTCAGATGCTGACAAAGCGGTTATGTCTCAAAGTGCGAGAGATTATATTGCAAAAATCGAAGTTTCGGCCAAAAGAATGCGTGTCTTAATTGATGATTTACTTTTATTTTCGAGAACTAATACAACTAAAAAAGAGTTCATAAAATCAAACTTAAATGAATTGCTCGAAAATGCAGAAACTGAACTGACTGAAATAATTGACGAAAAGAAAGCCATTATTACAGCATCAAAATTGCCTAAACTGGCTGTAATTCCATATCAGATCGAACAGCTTTTCATCAACTTGATTGGAAATTCTTTAAAATACAGTCAGCCTGATATTGCACCACAAATTACAATTGAAAGTGAAAAAGTACTTTCGGCAGATTATCCGGATTTATTAGAACAAGATGTAAAGAAATTCCATAAGATAACTTTTACAGATAACGGAATGGGTTTTGATCCTCAGTTCAAAGAAACCATCTTTGTATTATTCCAACGTTTGCATTCTAAAACTGATTATCCCGGAACCGGAATTGGGCTTGCGATTTGTAAGAAAATCGTAGACAACCACAAAGGTCATATTATTGCGGATAGTACTCTAAATCAAGGTTCTGTTTTTACTGTTTTTCTACCAGATTAA
- a CDS encoding response regulator, translating to MQKNALYILLADDDEDDRLFFKDAFEEIKIQTNVDFVHDGMQLMDHLHNPDNKLPDILFLDLNMPKKTGKECLIEIKKTERLKNIIIAIYSTSSSEEDIEDTFIQGANIYIKKPSDFNTLKKIINEVVTVNWHYHTSGLNRDNFLLRLK from the coding sequence ATGCAAAAAAACGCATTATACATTTTATTGGCTGATGATGATGAAGATGATCGTCTTTTTTTTAAGGATGCTTTTGAAGAAATCAAAATACAAACTAACGTAGACTTTGTTCACGACGGAATGCAATTAATGGATCATTTACATAATCCTGACAATAAATTGCCGGATATTTTATTTCTGGATTTAAATATGCCTAAAAAAACGGGTAAAGAATGTTTAATCGAAATTAAAAAAACAGAGCGCCTTAAAAATATTATCATTGCAATCTATTCGACTTCATCATCTGAGGAAGATATTGAAGACACGTTTATTCAGGGAGCCAACATTTATATCAAAAAGCCAAGCGATTTTAACACGCTTAAAAAAATAATTAATGAAGTCGTGACCGTAAACTGGCACTATCATACCTCTGGGTTAAATCGTGATAATTTCCTGCTCCGACTAAAATAA
- a CDS encoding AraC family transcriptional regulator — MKLFIKFDINTICSLYLKQNLEQQNINFTTLGFGEIEIADNLDADALETLKNNLSPCGFEIVENQKSVLVQKIKDAIIELVFMDDSNNYKSSVFLAEKLNHSYGYLSNVFSEVTYSSIENFIILQKIERAKQLIIINEMSLTEIAFLLNYSSVAHLSTQFKNTTGITPSAFQRIIKKRRENLK; from the coding sequence ATGAAACTATTTATAAAGTTCGACATAAATACCATTTGCTCTCTTTATTTAAAACAAAACCTGGAACAACAAAATATTAATTTTACGACTTTGGGGTTTGGAGAGATTGAGATTGCCGACAATCTTGATGCGGATGCGCTTGAAACTTTAAAAAATAATTTAAGTCCGTGTGGTTTTGAGATTGTAGAAAATCAGAAAAGCGTACTGGTTCAAAAAATAAAAGATGCTATTATTGAGCTGGTTTTTATGGACGACAGCAATAATTATAAAAGTTCTGTGTTTCTTGCTGAGAAACTAAATCATAGTTATGGTTATTTATCGAATGTTTTTTCGGAAGTAACCTATTCTTCTATTGAGAATTTTATCATTTTACAGAAAATTGAGAGAGCGAAACAATTAATTATTATTAATGAAATGAGTTTGACCGAAATTGCATTTTTACTAAACTATTCAAGTGTTGCGCATTTGAGTACACAGTTTAAAAATACAACCGGAATAACGCCATCGGCTTTTCAGAGAATAATTAAGAAGCGCAGAGAAAATTTAAAATAA